One Anaerohalosphaeraceae bacterium DNA window includes the following coding sequences:
- a CDS encoding glycoside hydrolase family 78 protein, which yields MSRSTAVSYLRCEYLKNPLGIDERQPRLSWILFSNRRGVRQTAWRVRTASSAAILAAGGADLWDSGRIEDDRSAQIVYHGVPLTSRQECWWQVQVWDEQGETALSEPAFWTMGLLEKEDWQAQWIAADPDYRRHAPHAVTPTLTEPGTPPWFRKVFSADGAVQKATLYVSARGVAEVYLNGRRVGEDVFVPEWTDYTKRIHYRTYDVTEMIRTGRNVVGAVLGDGWYSGYVGWQETRGRYGLETSLLIQLELMGADGSRRTVRTDSSWKCAAGPIVCSDFMMGETYDARFELTGWEQPDYDDRGWSPVRLVEPPAVPLVAQPSEPVRIAGMLRPVSVHESRPGTWIFNLGQNIAGWVRLKVRGPAGTRITLRHGERLNPDGTLYTENLRRAKATDVYILSGRGEEIWQPRFTFHGFQYVELSGLSGRPAEDAITGCVVHSNLEQTGRFDCSHPLVSRLWQNALWSQKGNFISVPTDCPQRDERLGWTGDAQIFSHTASYNMDTAAFFTKWMRDIADAQTPEGIFPDTAPRLREDVNYVGLDGLGGAAGWADAGIIIPWVLWRFYGDTRIIERYYDAMSAWLEYLERTNPDCIRRNELGNNYGDWLCIPSDTTFRTHSPMKTLLATAYWADDAAKLARMARAIKREQEARRWQAMFERIRRAFQKEFLLPDGRLTVPTQTAYLLALAFNLLPQEVRQTAFGHLMEELRSRSWHLSTGFIGVRFLNPVLTEMGRADAAWKLLLNEDYPSWLYPVLHGATTIWERWNGWTKEDGFFNPQMNSFNHYSLGSVGEWLYRFAAGIELDPEENGFKRFVLKPYPSSRLDWAGAEYRCLYGWIRSRWQREGGLFRYDITIPANTAARVFIPSEPGTPIHESGVPIEQVPGITALGREGGWAVYEIPSGTYRFVSHYSCAETISG from the coding sequence ATGAGCCGATCGACAGCGGTTTCATATCTGCGCTGTGAGTATCTGAAGAACCCCTTGGGGATTGATGAAAGGCAGCCGCGTCTGAGCTGGATTCTGTTTTCGAACCGTCGGGGTGTCCGCCAGACGGCCTGGCGTGTGCGGACGGCCTCTTCGGCGGCGATTTTGGCCGCAGGCGGGGCGGATTTGTGGGACAGCGGGCGAATCGAGGATGACCGGTCGGCGCAGATTGTCTATCATGGAGTGCCTCTGACCTCACGGCAGGAGTGTTGGTGGCAGGTGCAGGTGTGGGACGAGCAGGGGGAGACGGCGCTGTCCGAGCCGGCCTTCTGGACGATGGGGCTGCTGGAGAAGGAGGATTGGCAGGCTCAGTGGATTGCCGCCGACCCGGATTATCGCAGGCATGCCCCTCATGCCGTAACGCCCACGCTGACAGAACCCGGTACGCCGCCGTGGTTTCGCAAGGTCTTTTCGGCGGACGGAGCGGTTCAGAAGGCAACCCTGTATGTGAGCGCCCGCGGGGTGGCGGAGGTGTATCTGAACGGGCGGCGTGTGGGGGAGGATGTCTTTGTGCCGGAGTGGACCGATTATACCAAACGGATTCACTATCGCACTTATGATGTGACGGAGATGATTCGGACAGGTCGGAATGTAGTGGGGGCGGTTCTGGGGGACGGCTGGTACAGCGGCTATGTCGGCTGGCAGGAAACGCGGGGACGCTACGGACTGGAAACCAGTCTGCTGATTCAGCTGGAGCTGATGGGGGCCGACGGTTCGCGGCGGACGGTTCGAACGGATTCAAGCTGGAAATGTGCCGCCGGGCCGATTGTTTGTTCGGATTTTATGATGGGCGAGACGTATGATGCGCGGTTCGAACTGACCGGCTGGGAGCAGCCGGATTACGATGACCGCGGATGGTCTCCGGTTCGACTTGTCGAGCCGCCGGCGGTTCCGCTGGTCGCCCAGCCCTCTGAACCCGTTCGAATTGCGGGAATGCTCAGGCCGGTTTCGGTTCATGAAAGCAGGCCCGGCACCTGGATTTTTAATCTGGGGCAGAATATCGCCGGCTGGGTCCGGTTAAAGGTGCGCGGCCCTGCCGGAACGCGGATTACTCTGCGGCACGGAGAGCGGCTGAATCCGGACGGGACGCTCTATACAGAAAACCTGCGGCGTGCAAAGGCGACGGATGTCTATATCCTCAGCGGTCGAGGCGAGGAAATCTGGCAGCCGCGGTTTACCTTTCACGGCTTCCAATATGTCGAGCTGAGCGGTCTGAGCGGCCGGCCCGCTGAAGATGCGATTACGGGCTGTGTGGTGCATTCGAACCTGGAGCAGACCGGCCGGTTTGACTGTTCGCATCCGCTGGTCAGCCGGCTCTGGCAGAATGCGCTCTGGAGTCAGAAGGGCAACTTCATCAGCGTGCCGACGGATTGTCCGCAGCGGGATGAGCGTCTGGGCTGGACGGGGGATGCGCAGATTTTTTCCCACACGGCCAGCTATAATATGGATACCGCCGCCTTCTTTACAAAGTGGATGAGGGATATTGCCGATGCGCAGACACCCGAAGGCATCTTTCCTGATACGGCCCCGCGTTTGCGGGAGGACGTCAACTATGTTGGGCTGGACGGGCTGGGCGGGGCGGCGGGCTGGGCCGATGCGGGCATTATTATCCCCTGGGTGCTCTGGCGTTTTTACGGGGATACCCGAATTATTGAACGGTATTATGATGCGATGAGCGCCTGGCTGGAGTATCTGGAGCGGACAAATCCGGACTGCATCCGCCGCAATGAATTGGGGAATAACTACGGAGACTGGCTCTGTATTCCCTCCGATACAACGTTTCGAACGCACTCGCCGATGAAGACGCTGCTGGCGACGGCGTACTGGGCGGATGATGCGGCCAAGCTGGCGCGGATGGCCCGGGCGATTAAACGCGAACAGGAGGCTCGGCGCTGGCAGGCGATGTTTGAGCGGATCCGCCGGGCTTTTCAAAAGGAGTTTCTCCTTCCGGACGGCCGGCTGACCGTGCCGACTCAGACGGCATACCTGTTGGCGCTGGCGTTCAATCTTCTGCCGCAGGAGGTTCGGCAGACGGCCTTTGGACATCTGATGGAGGAACTTCGAAGCCGCAGCTGGCATTTGAGCACGGGCTTTATCGGGGTTCGCTTTTTGAATCCTGTTCTGACGGAGATGGGACGGGCGGATGCGGCCTGGAAGCTGCTGCTGAACGAAGATTATCCCTCGTGGCTGTATCCGGTGCTGCACGGGGCCACGACGATTTGGGAGCGATGGAACGGCTGGACGAAGGAGGATGGATTTTTCAATCCTCAGATGAACTCTTTTAATCATTATTCGCTGGGGTCGGTGGGGGAATGGCTTTACCGTTTTGCGGCGGGGATTGAACTGGATCCGGAGGAAAACGGTTTTAAGCGGTTTGTGCTCAAGCCGTATCCGAGCAGCCGTCTGGACTGGGCCGGGGCAGAATACCGGTGTCTGTACGGATGGATTCGCAGCCGCTGGCAGCGGGAAGGCGGGCTTTTCCGCTATGACATTACGATTCCGGCCAACACCGCCGCCCGCGTATTTATCCCGAGCGAGCCGGGCACACCGATTCACGAAAGCGGCGTGCCGATTGAACAGGTGCCGGGGATTACGGCTTTGGGACGCGAAGGCGGCTGGGCGGTTTATGAGATTCCTTCGGGGACGTATCGATTTGTGAGTCATTATTCGTGTGCGGAAACGATTTCGGGATGA
- the glpK gene encoding glycerol kinase GlpK — MKKEYILAIDQGTSATKAVVFDTDGRIAARGSEPLGSSYPRPGFVEQDPLEIYRNVLAALRSCLAQFRAEVSSDLSGIRTCGISNQRETFCLWDAQGRPLGPAVVWQCRRSAEICSRIRGSSLEQEIIRRTGLIADPYFSGTKLVWLMENCPEIRTAVQSGRAFFGTVDTWLLYKLTGGRSYCTDYTNASRTLFFDIDRLCWDPYLLGQFHLTGLKLPEVRPSSFAFGRTDFEGLLPSPIGIHALVGDSHAAAFGERCFAPGTAKATLGTGCSILLNTGSRRVSSSAGMMSTICWSAGERVDYALEGIIVSCGATIQWLRDNLGLLRESEESEAMARSVSNSGGVYLIPAFSGLGAPYWNLDAKAAVTGLTLGSTKNHLVRAALESIPYQIQDVLAAMEQCSGLSLSQLRVDGGISKNRFILQFLADLLGKDVINIGFQDVSAFGAACLAGLGAGIYEDLQRLPQQTLGEVRYQAGADTSEVQTSYQGWLLEVERLNRSALYKADTEGRRKKQTPLRIAEVAGKKDEAFVRKER; from the coding sequence ATGAAAAAGGAATACATTTTAGCAATTGACCAGGGCACCAGTGCCACGAAGGCGGTTGTCTTTGATACGGACGGCCGGATTGCCGCCAGAGGGTCCGAACCACTGGGCTCTTCGTATCCCCGGCCGGGGTTTGTGGAGCAGGACCCGCTGGAAATCTACCGGAATGTCCTGGCCGCGCTGCGGTCCTGTCTGGCTCAGTTTCGCGCGGAGGTTTCCTCGGATTTGAGCGGGATACGGACGTGCGGCATTTCCAACCAGCGGGAAACGTTCTGTTTGTGGGATGCGCAGGGCCGGCCGCTGGGGCCGGCGGTTGTCTGGCAGTGCCGACGCTCCGCGGAAATTTGCAGCCGGATTCGGGGCTCGTCTCTGGAGCAGGAAATCATCCGTCGGACCGGGCTGATTGCAGACCCTTATTTTTCGGGGACCAAGCTGGTTTGGCTGATGGAGAATTGTCCGGAGATTCGAACGGCCGTTCAAAGCGGCCGCGCCTTCTTCGGTACGGTGGATACCTGGCTTCTGTATAAGCTGACGGGAGGCCGAAGTTACTGCACGGACTATACGAATGCCTCGCGAACGCTTTTCTTTGACATTGACCGTTTGTGCTGGGACCCGTATCTGCTGGGTCAGTTTCACCTGACGGGGCTGAAGCTGCCGGAGGTTCGGCCGTCTTCGTTTGCCTTCGGCCGGACGGATTTTGAAGGGCTGCTGCCGTCTCCAATCGGCATCCATGCTCTGGTGGGCGACTCTCATGCGGCGGCTTTCGGGGAACGATGTTTTGCGCCGGGAACGGCCAAGGCCACGCTGGGGACCGGCTGTTCCATTCTGCTGAATACCGGAAGCCGTCGTGTTTCGTCCTCCGCCGGGATGATGAGCACGATTTGCTGGAGTGCAGGGGAGCGTGTGGACTATGCACTGGAGGGGATCATTGTTTCCTGCGGTGCGACGATTCAGTGGCTGCGGGACAATCTGGGCCTGCTTCGGGAAAGCGAAGAAAGCGAAGCGATGGCCCGGTCGGTTTCAAACAGCGGCGGGGTGTATCTGATTCCGGCGTTCAGCGGACTGGGGGCTCCGTACTGGAATCTGGACGCAAAAGCCGCCGTGACGGGATTGACGCTCGGCAGCACGAAAAACCATCTGGTTCGGGCGGCCCTCGAATCCATTCCGTATCAGATTCAGGATGTTCTCGCCGCGATGGAGCAGTGCAGCGGGCTTTCGCTGTCGCAGCTGCGGGTGGACGGCGGCATCAGTAAAAATCGGTTTATTCTGCAGTTTTTGGCGGATCTGCTCGGCAAGGACGTTATCAATATCGGGTTCCAGGATGTCTCGGCTTTTGGGGCGGCCTGTCTGGCGGGTTTGGGGGCGGGGATTTACGAGGACCTGCAGCGGCTGCCGCAGCAGACGCTCGGGGAGGTTCGGTATCAGGCGGGTGCCGACACGTCCGAGGTCCAAACGAGTTATCAGGGATGGCTTCTGGAAGTGGAGCGTCTGAACCGGTCGGCGCTGTACAAAGCGGACACAGAAGGCCGGCGAAAAAAACAGACACCGCTTCGAATCGCGGAAGTTGCCGGAAAAAAAGACGAGGCATTCGTCCGCAAAGAGCGGTGA